One part of the Plasmodium cynomolgi strain B DNA, chromosome 3, whole genome shotgun sequence genome encodes these proteins:
- a CDS encoding hypothetical protein (putative), protein MSQEWSDALQWSGNKNLESGKEEEEEEGEEKKRTNCYELINDKIFVYRCSTCLLVFTCVHSFSNHVLSENHQIKQLNCVKKGKYFRCLRCRYVCMSIAKIISHIELYNHGHNILRKIKRRMVYNGIASCSCRVKCYTFYSQNKYCFTTGDPILSEYERVPNLQQIGEGIPNLEPVDGGDLSPHDQSDSHHDGNMEFLQKGHPQREANNPDKKNTLGKSTTYSSLQEANPSYVREGVGTMKNSTQNRPPNYEPIFEDHHNLDQFLTSELVNKIDQNMQGEREEVKDSFLRSIQNSAKKLAALDTLYLYEQQEGKSLSCSDPSTPYRNTKETHTKDVGNQIDTHRNGIPSGMHSLEKQQMSGFHKRDKLSPSEEDLKKYFSPNFLSHIFDYQPRNVVPTMGGPQRTDSGEPSNGKLANVMRDAHLDARHDMRVVTPNITHNVAERKTRTPHREPFTKMEYPPREGPTDATPYLTQRIDDSDSFLSSKYWRPQKDEMDKMDKMSRGAYKHMDGGKGSRQAAGETVGATNQLGYMKYTVGTGEQSGDPHTASLFPPMDTALTYMNKEKNENIIEERERKKKLDLLTFYRLQGGRSPYNTHSDLQNEGTNADVQNGEGDRFPPQLNKASHHFNQPYEDLLNCGKCFRGWVAEEENCKGENPFNINRRDGPPSFTATTGGAYRGVKNPNAQRDASRQVVLTKGMNEWNVAANQLSAPSSSGANFNARRLSQPSRDTTVSSPTNNPASPTQEEILNNIFEDPSDDKKNYRTPSETAALNQKRQSFIDEIGEIKKSIEKENQNNRQPSLTHMSLPYGQRMAPGIPLRDERINFSKSGMLKKQSFYLSSRNNDGSGAYPDFKSIRTNDPRGAGALWG, encoded by the exons ATGAGCCAGGAGTGGTCGGATGCCCTCCAATGgagtggaaataaaaatctagaaagtggaaaagaagaagaagaagaagaaggagaagaaaaaaaaagaacaaattgcTATGAACTcataaatgacaaaatttttgtttacagATGTAGTACATGCTTGCTTGTATTCACCTGTGTGCATTCATTTTCAAATCATGTGTTGAGTGAGAACCACCAAATAAAACAGCTGAACTGtgtgaagaagggaaaatatttcaggTGCCTGAGGTGTAGATATGTCTGTATGAGCATAGCCAAAATTATTAGCCATATCGAATTGTATAATCATGGTCACAacattttgaggaaaatcAAAAGGAGGATGGTTTACAATGGAATTGCTTCCTGTTCATGTAGAGTCAAATGTTACACTTTTTActcacaaaataaatattgctTCACTACTGGGGATCCCATTCTGTCAGAGTATGAACGTGTCCCCAATTTGCAACAGATCGGTGAAGGCATCCCCAATTTGGAACCCGTTGATGGAGGTGACCTATCTCCTCACGATCAGAGTGATTCTCATCATGATGGAAATATggaatttttgcaaaa GGGACATCCCCAAAGGGAGGCTAACAATccagacaaaaaaaatacactagGGAAGAGTACAACCTACAGCTCTTTGCAAGAAGCGAATCCCTCCTACGTTAGAGAGGGTGTAGGCACGATGAAGAATTCTACACAGAATAGGCCACCCAATTATGAACCAATTTTTGAGGACCATCACAACTTGGATCAATTTCTCACTTCAGAACTAGTCAATAAAATTGACCAAAATATGCAAggagaaagagaagaagTAAAGGATTCTTTTCTGCGCTCTATTCAGAACAGTGCAAAAAAGCTAGCTGCGTTGGACACACTGTATCTGTATGAGCAGCAGGAGGGAAAATCCCTTTCTTGCAGTGACCCCTCTACTCCGTATAGAAACACCAAAGAGACACACACAAAAGATGTTGGAAACCAGATCGACACTCATCGGAATGGTATACCTAGCGGAATGCATTCTTTggaaaaacaacaaatgAGTGGTTTCCATAAGAGAGACAAGCTATCCCCCTCAGAagaagatttaaaaaaatatttttccccaaatttCCTATCCCATATATTTGATTATCAGCCGAGAAACGTGGTTCCCACAATGGGGGGGCCTCAAAGGACTGATTCGGGAGAGCCCTCCAATGGGAAATTGGCTAATGTGATGAGAGATGCACACTTGGACGCGCGTCATGACATGCGCGTGGTGACCCCCAACATCACGCATAATGTGGCTGAGAGGAAGACAAGGACACCACATAGAGAACCCTTCACCAAAATGGAGTACCCTCCCAGGGAGGGACCAACTGATGCAACTCCGTATCTTACTCAAAGGATCGATGACAGTGATTCGTTTTTGTCCTCTAAATATTGGCGCCCTCAAAAGGATGAAATGgataaaatggataaaatgaGTAGGGGAGCTTATAAGCACATGGATGGGGGGAAGGGTAGCAGGCAGGCTGCCGGGGAGACAGTCGGAGCAACCAACCAGCTCGGTTACATGAAGTACACGGTCGGGACAGGTGAACAGAGTGGAGACCCCCACACTGCAAGTCTTTTTCCCCCAATGGATACTGCTTTAACATAcatgaataaagaaaaaaatgaaaatatcatcgaagaaagagagagaaaaaaaaaactggatTTACTAACCTTTTATCGTTTGCAGGGAGGGAGATCCCCTTATAATACCCATAGTGATCTCCAAAATGAAGGCACCAATGCAGACGTGCAGAATGGAGAAGGGGATAGATTTCCCCCCCAACTGAATAAGGCCTCCCACCATTTTAATCAGCCATATGAAGATCTCCTTAACTGTGGCAAGTGCTTCAGGGGGTGGgtagcagaagaagaaaattgcaaaggAGAGAACCCCTTCAATATCAATAGGCGTGACGGGCCCCCCAGTTTTACTGCCACTACGGGGGGCGCATACAGGGGGGTGAAGAATCCAAACGCGCAAAGAGACGCATCGAGGCAGGTAGTACTGACAAAGGGGATGAACGAGTGGAATGTCGCTGCCAACCAGTTGAGTGCCCCTTCTTCCAGCGGGGCTAACTTCAACGCGAGACGTTTAAGCCAGCCAAGCAGAGACACCACAGTGAGCAGCCCAACTAACAATCCAGCTTCCCCCACGCAGGAGGAAATTCTCAATAATATTTTCGAAGATCCATccgatgataaaaaaaactacagGACGCCCAGCGAGACTGCTGCTTTAAATCAAAAAAGACAATCCTTTATTGACGAAATtggtgaaattaaaaaatcgattgaaaaggaaaaccaaAATAATAGACAGCCAAGTTTGACGCACATGAGTCTTCCGTATGGACAGAGAATGGCACCTGGAATCCCTTTGCGTGACGAGAGGATCAATTTTTCTAAAAGCGGGATGCTGAAGAAGCAGAGTTTTTACCTTAGCAGTCGCAACAACGATGGTAGCGGCGCCTACCCGGATTTCAAATCCATTCGGACGAATGACCCCCGGGGGGCGGGCGCCCTTTGGGGG
- a CDS encoding hypothetical protein (putative) — protein sequence MKKKSRIGLSNCSFEQFKEGIDFLKQTDAILDEDIFPILKRVCSYLFFCVKNDNFEFVKSYEIAERAGKAKGSQRAQVGQAAKGASAGQAAKGASAGQAAKAISAGQAEKAISAGQAEKAISAGQAASAAAGARMDPWRNAPHGENETTLNYEFEDEDFIIVKNINRLLLNKLIDNYVGYSWLCLTLTEYLNYLDYFMNKQGKSDKEEEEEEEKKEIYARKKVYKLVKKITQVKKKHKLKNYRMGQPNGEGKKAIHKLEAKNKYINYLFCYYSNFFLSSNVSNGENAQGEDVIVLDHFDNAYRWIYTNGEDPSGGCAQKGEKHPKREKHLTREKHSKREKHLHREKHLTGEKRVRTSSGESPPRKRNAHLKRRRKCYGVKGVDGDQEVRSHTKRRSERRRAPREEENNLQHLYKALCDFLSTKYETKKLLKFMDEYRDLYAWKPPPFYWKILSNKYVVKEILKLYEDRYLDPFLSCLYEDYVNKYYFDDEESNNIATYTSNFNVFTLRVSEEIQKFLALEEPEEEEAVFKICKNICVSENSYIYAQMILEYIYRNNNDSSMRRLSQFLSLYILYKDINLHRICNNYFAKVVENQVSITFLSFRVNNLNSYSTLYNTFRNIYMARNKGCMEINHSDIISLHDAIVNVLKIFNGNKLLLFDSTYLFDSTYLFDSTYSFDSTYSFDSTYLSASHGGRKRLRGEATRESGNPSGESGNPSEERGNPSEESGNPSEESTNLKRQLTPPVEGEDHPFHFHQRVEDADFNSNFSDINRSNLEEVCRRGYIPTVQADDVSSVRPPLTDSPFEKEESPFSKGDEFFNPSDEDTPPRGENSFGESSLFGSSLQIGKMEKRNGADGGGTEMNDKKTSVSNRSSKNLSNEIYSSIKSEDFVSNVISEDNEIQVKSGKTKNTASELLLPSASQYGNEDFNYNKEFLRINIYAEKIPLIHMRDLVFLNNAINIYVSNSDLFFNNMYKLYGKVLIFLTTYSPYEYVYNHYYASFFKRYGEGTSRKYSSTYFSVYDDSIWALDGVSGESDDEEAGEQQGQRQQHEQREQHEQLQQQQEEQEHRQQQQEQLPHQRDDLRRAPEANAPSEANLAAGLSAEGKPTGKRTYEQFCQVKKEPGERKSILKKGSSYVGVDIKVQEGKRRPTFDKHVMGDSADGAAAHASRKMRRQDVDGAELEKRRRGEVPPPVLETEQTGQSVLETQKIGQPSFEGEKIGQPPFETEQSPNVKKENGKPAHVDSPVEAAKEGAPVEQENVIILAAVGGPTEEHRKSPPPNEAVQKGGNASATSAGDANAASAGDASAAPAGDANAASDGDPLRGKNEASPTTHPVQEAPASETSPPQSRYTHNSNASNTADDMLELRTEVMSCDEVRSSIFKNVRSKKKLKINPTSKKKKKYYFYKLFQKFRLTYNTFLKYTQNEIYQIYHIIHGNYSDATKDKLLLARVNSNLAASLIYRYVYTNVYEHVNYSRVNLLYPKFILLKYIVDKYPQKRHLALHFLKELYTYIIEKEESLEEFVELRENLILFFVYFVRFENMFCYVVGVIKSMVHLLDKALIRLFIIKTLAFCAPPYDFKFCECLLNFIHFVLKMEGVYYKNEFKRAIHKFLDNIAEMHRMYQSSKTKELSILCTHIREQIKQAEIDPAVR from the exons atgaagaagaaaagccGCATAGGACTAAGCAACTGCTCTTTCGAACAGTTTAAAG AGGGAATCGACTTCCTAAAGCAAACGGACGCAATTCTGGACGAGGATATATTTCCCATTCTGAAAAGGGTCTGTTCCTACCTTTTCTTCTGCGTCAAGAATGACAACTTCGAGTTTGTAAAAAGTTACGAAATTGCCGAAAGGGCGGGGAAAGCGAAAGGCAGCCAAAGGGCCCAAGTAGGACAGGCGGCAAAGGGTGCATCAGCAGGACAGGCGGCAAAGGGTGCATCAGCAGGACAGGCGGCAAAAGCTATATCAGCAGGACAGGCGGAAAAAGCTATATCAGCAGGACAGGCGGAAAAAGCTATATCAGCAGGACAAGCCGCATCAGCCGCGGCGGGGGCGCGAATGGATCCCTGGAGGAATGCCCCCCACggagaaaatgaaacgaCGCTGAACTACGAATTTGAAGATGAAGATTTCATAATagtcaaaaatataaacaggCTGCTGCTTAACAAACTGATAGATAACTACGTTGGCTACTCCTGGCTGTGCTTAACCCTAACCGAATACTTAAACTACCTGGACTATTTTATGAACAAGCAAGGCAAAAGTgacaaagaggaagaagaagaagaagaaaaaaaggaaatatacgcaagaaaaaaagtgtataaattggtgaagaaaattacgcaagtaaagaaaaaacacaaattaaAGAATTATCGGATGGGACaaccaaatggagaaggaaaaaaagccaTTCATAAGTTAGAggcgaaaaataaatatattaactacctcttttgttattatagcaatttctttctttcgtCAAATGTCAGCAATGGGGAAAACGCCCAAGGGGAAGATGTTATAGTGCTCGACCATTTTGACAATGCCTATCGGTGGATATACACCAATGGGGAGGACCCGAGCGGAGGCTgtgcacaaaagggggagaagcatcCAAAGAGAGAGAAGCACCTCACGAGGGAGAAGCATTccaagagggagaagcacctCCATAGGGAGAAGCACCTcacgggggagaagcgcgTCAGAACGAGCAGCGGGGAGTCTCCTCCTAGGAAGCGAAATGCGCACTTAAAGCGGAGGCGCAAATGTTATGGTGTAAAAGGGGTGGACGGGGACCAAGAGGTGAGGAGTCATACAAAGAG GCGCTCAGAACGGAGACGGGCCCCCCGAGAGGAGGAGAACAACCTGCAGCACCTGTACAAAGCGCTGTGTGATTTCCTGTCGACCAAATACGAAACGAAGAAGCTGCTAAAATTCATGGATGAATACAGAGACTTGTACGCATGGAAGCCACCCCCCTTCTACTGGAAGATACTCAGCAACAAGTATGTGGTGAAGGAAATACTAAAGCTCTATGAGGACAGATACCTTGACCCCTTCCTCTCCTGTCTGTACGAAGATTATGTCAACAAATACTACTTCGACGATGAGGAGAGTAACAACATAGCGACTTACACGAGTAACTTTAATGTATTCACACTTCGAGTAAGTGAagaaattcaaaaatttcTTGCTTTGGAAGaaccagaagaagaagaagcagtttttaaaatatgtaaaaatatttgcgtGAGCGAAAATTCGTATATCTATGCACAGATGATCCTTGAGTACATCTACAGGAACAACAACGACAGTAGCATGAGGAGACTGTCTCAGTTTTTATCtctttacattttgtatAAGGACATAAATCTCCATAGAATATGTAACAATTACTTCGCAAAGGTAGTTGAGAACCAAGTCAGCATCACCTTTCTGTCATTCAGagttaataatttaaacagCTACAGCACTCTTTATAACACCTTTCGAAATATATACATGGCTAGGAATAAGGGTTGCATGGAGATAAACCATTCGGACATTATCAGTCTGCATGATGCCATAGTCAACGTTTTGAAAATCTTTAATGGAAATAAGTTGCTGCTGTTTGATTCGACCTACTTGTTCGATTCGACCTACTTGTTTGATTCGACCTACTCGTTTGACTCGACCTACTCGTTTGATTCGACCTACTTGTCTGCTTCCcatggggggaggaagcgtcTCCGGGGAGAAGCAACTCGTGAGAGTGGCAATCCCAGTGGGGAGAGCGGCAATCCCAGTGAGGAGAGAGGCAATCCCAGTGAGGAGAGTGGCAATCCCAGTGAGGAGAGCACCAACCTGAAGCGACAACTTACTCCGCCTGTGGAAGGAGAAGACCACCCCTTCCACTTCCACCAGCGAGTAGAAGATGCAGATTTTAATTCGAACTTTTCTGATATTAATAGAAGCAACCTGGAGGAGGTGTGCAGGCGTGGGTACATCCCCACTGTACAAGCAGATGACGTCTCGTCTGTAAGGCCACCTCTTACAGATAGTCCATTCGAGAAAGAAgagtcccctttttcaaaaggagatgaattttttaacccAAGTGATGAAGATACCCCtccaaggggagaaaattccTTTGGAGAGAGTAGCTTGTTTGGAAGCAGTCTACAAATTGgaaagatggaaaaaaggaacggaGCTGATGGTGGAGGTACCGAAATGAATGACAAGAAAACGAGTGTGTCTAATCGAAGTAGCAAAAATTTGAGCAACGAAATTTATAGCTCCATAAAATCAGAAGATTTTGTATCAAATGTGATCTCGGAAGACAACGAAATTCAGGTGAAATCAGGAAAGACAAAAAACACAGCTAGCGAATTGCTCCTTCCATCAGCATCGCAATATGGAAACGAAGATTTTAATTACAACAAAGAGTTCCTGAGGATAAATATCTATGctgaaaaaattcctttgATTCATATGAGAGACCTCGTCTTCCTCAACAAtgcaataaatatatacgtcTCGAATAGtgatctttttttcaacaacATGTACAAGTTGTATGGGAAGGTGCTCATTTTTCTAACTACCTACTCTCCGTACGAATACGTGTACAACCACTACTACGCTTCGTTCTTTAAGCGGTACGGGGAGGGCACCTCTAGGAAGTACTCCTCGACGTACTTTAGCGTTTACGACGACTCGATTTGGGCTCTGGACGGCGTCTCGGGGGAGAGCGACGACGAGGAGGCGGGGGAGCAACAGGGGCAGCGCCAGCAACACGAGCAACGCGAGCAACACGAGCAGCTCCAGCAGCAACAGGAAGAACAGGAGCACCGCCAGCAGCAACAGGAGCAACTTCCGCACCAGCGTGACGACCTACGCAGGGCGCCCGAGGCGAACGCCCCGTCGGAAGCAAACCTCGCCGCAGGCCTCAGCGCAGAAGGGAAACCCACGGGAAAGAGGACGTACGAACAGTTTTGCCAAGTCAAAAAAGAACCCGGAGAGAGAAAGTCGATACTAAAGAAGGGAAGCAGCTACGTGGGGGTCGACATAAAAGTGCAGGAGGGGAAGAGGCGCCCTACTTTTGACAAACATGTCATGGGAGACTCGGCTGATGGGGCAGCTGCGCACGCGAGCAGGAAGATGAGGAGGCAAGATGTGGATGGTGCCGAATTGGAGAAGCgcagaaggggggaagtGCCTCCACCAGTTTTGGAGACGGAGCAGACGGGGCAGTCCGTTTTGGAGACGCAGAAAATAGGCCAACCCTCTTttgagggggagaaaatagGCCAACCCCCTTTTGAGACGGAACAAAGTCCCAACGTAAAGAAAGAGAACGGTAAGCCCGCTCATGTGGACAGCCCTGTTGAAGCTGCTAAGGAGGGAGCTCCGGTTGAGCAGGAAAATGTGATTATTTTAGCGGCGGTAGGGGGACCAACAGAGGAGCATCGGAAGAGTCCGCCCCCAAATGAGGCAGTCCAAAAGGGTGGTAATGCAAGTGCTACATCTGCTGGTGATGCAAATGCCGCATCTGCTGGTGATGCAAGTGCCGCACCTGCTGGTGATGCAAATGCAGCATCTGATGGTGACCCACTGCGAGGTAAGAACGAAGCGAGTCCAACAACGCACCCAGTGCAGGAGGCTCCCGCAAGCGAAACGTCCCCTCCACAAAGTCGCTACACGCACAACTCAAATGCGAGCAACACTGCAGATGATATGCTCGAACTGAGAACCGAAGTGATGTCGTGTGATGAAGTAAGAAgcagcatttttaaaaacgttaggagcaaaaaaaaattgaaaataaatccaacaagtaaaaaaaaaaaaaaatattatttttacaaattgtTTCAAAAATTTAGATTAACTTACAAcacttttttgaaatacaCACAAAACGAAATATATCAGATATATCATATCATTCATGGGAACTACTCGGATGCAACTAAGGACAAACTTCTGCTGGCGAGAGTGAACAGCAATTTGGCAGCGTCTCTCATTTACAGATATGTCTACACTAATGTGTACGAGCATGTGAATTATTCGCGTGTGAATTTGCTGTACCCGAAGTTTATTTTACTCAAGTACATCGTCGACAAGTACCCGCAGAAGCGGCACCTCGCGCTGCACTTTTTGAA GGAACTGTACACGTATATAATCGAGAAGGAGGAATCCCTGGAGGAGTTCGTCGAGCTGCGGGAAAATCTAATTCTCTTCTTCGTGTACTTCGTGCGCTTCGAAAATATGTTTTGCTACGTGGTGGGCGTCATCAAGTCGATG GTTCACCTGCTGGACAAGGCCCTCATCAGGCTGTTCATCATCAAGACGCTGGCCTTCTGCGCTCCCCCATACGACTTTAAGTTTTGCGAGTGCCTGCTGAACTTCATTCACTTCGTCCTGAAAATGG AGGGCGTCTACTACAAGAACGAGTTCAAAAGGGCCATACACAAATTTCTGGACAACATTGCGGAGATGCACCGCATGTACCAAAGTTCGAAGACGAAGGAG CTTTCCATCCTGTGCACCCACATCAGGGAGCAGATAAAGCAGGCAGAAATCGACCCAGCTGTGCGCTGA
- a CDS encoding hypothetical protein (putative) has product MGTKNSLKEVHSASGVGYINKYDVEKYGNVSNLERSKREYLPISNPNMEIFHSLNFENDNYRDPGEGDVVGGLRMMKERTVLSPGAGTDIPTGEPPVANSRSGNRAGSPVDGHTDNCGDGHTNNCGDGRTDNRTDGRPDSRSVDPPHTVDALFSANKYKVKKIKETHSISADYKQKKNLTSILPFEKIIEEQEIKSLYPQSKVQELCNHQNVYEEKGRYNLMSLNGYVAKGTMRKELSVYQNDIYDYLLHQYEQNYRHFFDSRYTDQSIFKGDPKEFLASQANPYKSSADGNEGRDTNGTYIAGGILNTKNYENDDDVDNSKRKNRNAIPRSSEEGNHSNLAEEAMSDKLKGTHLYRKNSYSLDVNSANDANGTNSAKGVTPLNGREDNTYQTSVEISNLCDEDAMDLYKNIGEVYTPRSKLFVYAVKDDSEGERQPMEGSPTDEVLPRLDTPLGNLPLQINKEMKRIFKRMKHKNTVVISNVGVKTGSTTFSNNILNSGQERGFFGGSADQRNCVYAHVMARDDQSARAQQLLEELIEGVQNKVVQKKVKYLLKFLSKKSLFHLPPPKEKHKEEYAIQLRKIKKEIFINGKNVENMYPNNGIYVYKYSSMLVYTINRRIFYTPNYLKKKMESYECKTLHKVLTDNFLFHVRRKIENKLPMKPNLFLTLINDIKVEFLLSFETLCIGNSNLKRKYKNQLCQNIDVI; this is encoded by the exons ATGGGCACCAAAAACAGCTTGAAGGAGGTGCACAGCGCAAGCGGAGTAGGATACATAAACAAATACGATGTGGAGAAGTATGGCAATGTTTCGAACTtggaaagaagcaaaagagaGTACCTCCCAATTAGCAACCCAAACATGGAGATTTTTCATTCGCTgaattttgaaaatgataATTACAGAGATCCAGGGGAGGGGGACGTGGTCGGAGGACTCCGCATGATGAAGGAGAGGACGGTTTTGTCTCCCGGCGCGGGGACGGACATTCCTACGGGAGAACCACCCGTTGCGAATAGCCGCAGTGGCAACCGTGCTGGTAGCCCCGTTGATGGGCACACTGATAACTGCGGTGATGGGCACACTAATAACTGCGGTGATGGCCGCACTGATAACCGCACTGATGGCCGCCCCGATAGCCGCAGCGTGGACCCCCCGCACACGGTGGACGCCCTCTTCAGCGCCAACAAAtacaaagtgaaaaaaatcaaagagACACACAGCATCAGTGCGGACTacaaacagaagaaaaatttaacgagtattcttccttttgagaaaattatcGAAGAACAAGAAATTAAGAGTTTATATCCACAAAGCAAAGTGCAAGAATTGTGCAACCATCAAAATGTGTATGAGGAGAAGGGGAGATACAATTTGATGTCGTTGAATGGGTATGTTGCTAAGGGTACAATGAGAAAGGAGCTGAGT GTGTACCAAAATGACATATACGACTATTTACTGCATCAGTACGAGCAAAATTAcagacatttttttgacaGCAGATATACGGATCAGTCAATTTTTAAGGGAGATCCGAAAGAGTTCCTAGCTAGCCAGGCAAACCCATATAAGAGCTCAGCTGATGGCAACGAAGGTAGAGACACCAATGGGACATACATCGCAGGAGGGATActcaacacaaaaaattatgagaACGATGATGATGTGGATaattcgaaaaggaaaaatagaaatgCCATTCCGCGTAGCAGCGAAGAGGGTAATCATAGCAACCTCGCAGAGGAGGCAATGTCGGATAAGCTTAAGGGGACCCATCTGTATCGTAAGAACAGCTACAGTCTCGATGTGAACTCCGCGAACGACGCGAATGGCACGAACAGCGCGAAGGGTGTGACTCCTCTAAATGGAAGAGAAGACAACACATATCAGACCAGCGTCGAGATTTCCAACCTGTGTGATGAGGACGCCAtggatttatataaaaatatcggCGAGGTGTACACTCCGAGGTCGAAGTTGTTTGTGTATGCTGTGAAGGATGACTCGGAGGGGGAAAGGCAACCCATGGAGGGAAGTCCCACAGATGAAGTTCTTCCCAGACTAGACACCCCTCTCGGCAATCTGCCCCtccaaataaataaagaaatgaagagaaTCTTCAAACGGATGAAGCATAAAAATACAGTCGTGATAAGCAACGTGGGCGTGAAGACTGGGTCGACCACCTTCTCCAATAATATCCTGAACAGCGGCCAGGAGCGGGGCTTCTTCGGAGGATCGGCTGACCAAAGGAACTGCGTCTACGCCCACGTGATGGCTA GAGATGACCAAAGCGCACGCGCACAACAACTGCTGGAGGAGCTAATCGAAGGAGTACAAAACAAAGTGGTAcagaaaaaggtaaaatatttactaaaaTTCCTGTCGAAGAAAAGTCTGTTCCATTTACCTCCCCcgaaagaaaaacacaaagaGGAATACGCAATACAACtcaggaaaataaaaaaggaaatatttatcaacggaaaaaatgtagaaaatatgtATCCCAATAATGgaatatatgtgtataaatatTCAAGCATGTTAGTCTATACAATCAACAGGAGGATCTTCTACACACCcaattatttgaaaaaaaaaatggaaagttaTGAGTGCAAAACGTTGCATAAAGTCTTGACGGATAACTTCCTCTTTCatgtaagaagaaaaatagaaaataaactCCCCATGAAACCTAACCTATTCTTAACCCTAATCAATGACATAAAGGTTGAATTTCTGTTGAGTTTTGAGACCCTGTGTATAGGAAattcaaatttgaaaaggaagTATAAAAATCAGCTCTGCCAAAATATCGATGTCATA